In Methanosarcina siciliae T4/M, one genomic interval encodes:
- a CDS encoding winged helix-turn-helix transcriptional regulator, with protein MKKNSNGICLCPLEGIITTISKKWAILIISALGDHERLRFHDLMGALEGISPKTLTDLLKELQKEGLIQREAFAEIPPRVEYYLTEDGKKLCEAVIPLIQWVENRDDIHQKNT; from the coding sequence ATGAAAAAGAATAGTAATGGGATTTGCCTGTGCCCTCTCGAAGGAATCATCACCACAATATCCAAAAAGTGGGCTATACTAATTATCAGTGCCCTCGGAGATCATGAAAGGTTGCGATTCCACGACCTCATGGGTGCTCTTGAAGGGATCAGTCCCAAGACACTCACGGATCTGCTAAAAGAACTCCAGAAAGAGGGCTTGATCCAACGGGAAGCATTTGCCGAGATACCTCCGCGGGTTGAATACTATTTGACAGAAGATGGAAAAAAGCTTTGTGAGGCAGTTATTCCTTTGATACAATGGGTCGAGAATCGGGATGATATACATCAGAAAAACACGTAG
- a CDS encoding heavy-metal-associated domain-containing protein → MSGGEFIGETTLVVDDMICKYCRDTVTRLITSINGVSRVSVNVPERTVNVTYDSRITDSHVIRMTLLEAGYKNIRETVTAF, encoded by the coding sequence TTGTCCGGGGGTGAATTCATCGGGGAGACAACGCTTGTAGTAGATGATATGATTTGCAAGTATTGCAGAGACACGGTTACCAGGCTCATTACCTCTATTAACGGGGTTTCTCGCGTAAGCGTAAACGTCCCTGAAAGGACGGTAAATGTAACCTATGACAGCCGGATAACCGATTCGCATGTCATAAGGATGACCCTGCTTGAAGCAGGTTATAAAAATATCCGGGAAACTGTAACAGCTTTTTAA
- a CDS encoding DNA-directed RNA polymerase subunit P has protein sequence MGYKCTRCKQKVEIDYEYTGIRCPYCGHRILVKERPTTIKRIKAE, from the coding sequence ATGGGATATAAGTGCACTCGATGCAAACAGAAAGTGGAAATTGACTACGAGTATACAGGTATAAGGTGTCCGTACTGCGGACACAGGATCCTGGTAAAAGAGCGTCCTACAACCATCAAACGCATCAAGGCCGAGTAA
- a CDS encoding ATP-binding protein has product MKVLICGKGGSGKSTITAMLAKSMAKRGYNVLVVDSDESNFGLHRQLGVGMPEDFMNYLGGKRSLGEKLMGAYQRGDTLSLFENKWQISDIPEAYTVEKENIKVMAIGKIHDFGEGCACPMGALARNLLTNIETTSEDLILVDTEAGIEHFGRGVEEGCDIVLMVLDPSYESIRLSEKIRELTEKAGKPFYFILNRVDEVGIQLMMEALGKTNLLASIPSSPEVFQAGFAGEELNVELPEIESISDFLVSGPQS; this is encoded by the coding sequence ATGAAAGTTCTTATATGTGGTAAAGGAGGCAGTGGCAAGAGTACGATCACTGCCATGCTTGCAAAATCTATGGCTAAAAGAGGTTACAATGTGCTTGTAGTGGACAGTGACGAGTCAAACTTCGGGCTTCACAGGCAGCTTGGGGTTGGAATGCCCGAAGATTTCATGAATTATCTGGGGGGAAAAAGAAGCCTGGGAGAAAAATTGATGGGGGCATATCAGAGAGGCGATACTTTAAGTCTTTTTGAAAATAAATGGCAAATATCCGACATTCCTGAGGCTTACACTGTAGAAAAAGAGAACATAAAAGTAATGGCTATCGGCAAAATTCACGATTTCGGGGAAGGTTGCGCCTGTCCTATGGGCGCACTTGCAAGAAATTTACTGACTAATATTGAAACTACATCCGAAGACCTGATTCTTGTGGATACGGAAGCAGGGATAGAGCATTTCGGAAGAGGGGTTGAAGAGGGATGCGACATCGTATTAATGGTACTTGATCCGTCTTATGAATCTATTCGGCTCTCCGAAAAAATAAGAGAACTTACGGAAAAAGCCGGGAAGCCATTCTATTTTATTCTTAATCGTGTGGATGAAGTGGGAATTCAGTTAATGATGGAAGCTTTAGGCAAAACTAATCTCCTGGCTTCAATTCCATCGAGCCCGGAAGTTTTTCAGGCGGGATTTGCCGGAGAGGAGCTAAACGTTGAACTTCCGGAAATCGAATCGATTTCAGATTTTTTAGTTTCAGGCCCCCAATCTTGA
- a CDS encoding heavy-metal-associated domain-containing protein — MKVEGMSCGHCVMRVEKAIEGLQGVQKVDVSLENKQAVVEFDEGKTDVEKIKAAIKETGYEPV, encoded by the coding sequence ATAAAAGTCGAAGGCATGTCCTGCGGGCACTGTGTAATGAGAGTCGAAAAGGCAATTGAAGGTTTACAGGGTGTACAGAAAGTAGATGTGAGTCTTGAGAACAAACAGGCTGTTGTTGAGTTCGACGAAGGAAAGACCGACGTCGAGAAAATCAAAGCTGCGATAAAAGAAACCGGGTATGAGCCCGTATGA